Proteins from a single region of Primulina tabacum isolate GXHZ01 chromosome 5, ASM2559414v2, whole genome shotgun sequence:
- the LOC142547101 gene encoding glycerate dehydrogenase — protein MAKPLQIEVHNPNGKYRVISTKPMPGTRWINLLIEQDCRLEICTEKKTILSVEDILALIGDKCDGVIGQLTEDWAETLFSALSRAGGKAFSNMAVGYNNVDVNSATKYGVAVGNTPGVLTETTAELAASLSLAAARRIVEADEFMRAGLYDGWLPHLFVGNLLKGQTVGVIGAGRIGSAYARMMVEGFKMNLIYYDLYQATRLEKFITAYGQFLKANGEEPVTWRRATSMDEVLREADLISLHPILDKTTYHLVNKERLSKMKKEAILINCSRGPVIDEVALVEHLKANPMFRVGLDVFEDEPYMKPGLADMKNAVIVPHIASASKWTREGMATLAALNVLGKIKGYPVWSNPNSVEAFLDEKSPPPAACPSIVNSKALGLRISKL, from the exons ATGGCAAAGCCTCTGCAAATTGAAGTCCACAATCCGAATGGAAAATACAGAGTTATCAGCACCAAACCCATGCCAGGAACCCGATGGATCAATCTCTTGATAGAACAAGATTGTCGGCTTGAA ATATGCACAGAGAAGAAAACTATATTGTCTGTTGAAGACATCCTTGCTTTGATCGGTGACAAATGTGATGGAGTCATTGGGCAG TTAACCGAGGACTGGGCGGAGACACTATTTTCTGCATTGAGCAGAGCAGGAGGAAAAGCATTTAGCAACATGGCTGTGGGGTACAACAATGTTGATGTGAATTCTGCTACTAAATATGGTGTTGCTGTTGGAAATACACCT GGAGTACTGACAGAGACTACTGCTGAGTTAGCTGCTTCACTTTCATTAGCTGCTGCAAGAAGAATTGTTGAAGCAGATGAGTTCATGAGGGCAGGATTATACGATGGATGGCTTCCTCATCT ATTTGTAGGAAATTTACTCAAAGGACAGACAGTTGGAGTTATTGGAGCTGGTCGCATTGGATCTGCTTATGCTAGAATGATG GTTGAAGGGTTTAAAATGAACTTGATTTACTATGACCTCTACCAAGCCACTCGTCTTGAAAAGTTCATCACAG CTTATGGGCAGTTCTTGAAAGCCAATGGTGAAGAGCCTGTAACTTGGAGAAGGGCCACTTCGATGGATGAGGTTCTTCGAGAGGCTGATTTG ATAAGCCTGCATCCGATCCTTGATAAAACAACTTACCATTTAGTCAATAAAGAAAGACTTTCAAAGATGAAGAAG GAAGCGATATTAATAAACTGCAGCAGGGGGCCTGTTATAGATGAGGTAGCTCTGGTCGAGCATCTGAAAGCAAATCCTATGTTTCGAGTTGGTCTTGATGTGTTTGAG GATGAGCCATACATGAAACCTGGGCTAGCAGACATGAAGAATGCAGTTATTGTTCCTCACATAGCCTCTGCTTCCAAA TGGACGCGCGAGGGAATGGCTACACTGGCTGCTCTAAACGTTCTG GGAAAAATAAAAGGATATCCAGTTTGGTCTAATCCCAACAGCGTGGAGGCGTTTCTTGACGAGAAATCACCTCCGCCTGCTGCATGCCCGAGCATTGTCAATTCAAAAGCTTTAG GTTTACGGATTTCGAAGCTCTAA
- the LOC142544877 gene encoding SKP1-like protein 1A yields the protein MSSKKMIKMKSSEGDMFEVEELVAMESQTIRHMIEDDCADSVIPLPNVASNILAKVIEYCRRHAQTAPAPKADADVLGMMADSELNQFDTEFVRVDQDTLFDLILAANYLNIKGLLDLTCQTVADMIKGKTPEQIRKQFNIKNDYTPEEEEEVRRENAWAFE from the exons ATGTCTTCCAAGAAGATGATCAAGATGAAGAGTTCCGAGGGGGATATGTTCGAGGTGGAGGAGTTGGTGGCCATGGAATCGCAAACCATAAGACATATGATCGAAGATGACTGTGCTGATTCCGTCATCCCCCTGCCCAACGTCGCCTCCAATATATTGGCCAAGGTGATCGAGTACTGCAGGCGCCACGCGCAAACTGCTCCCGCTCCCAAGGCCGACGCTGATGTCCTCGGTATGATGGCCGATagtgaactgaaccagttcgaTACCGAATTTGTGCGTGTTGATCAGGACACGCTGTTTGATCTCATATTG gCTGCGAACTACTTGAACATCAAGGGCTTGCTTGATCTCACATGCCAAACTGTTGCCGACATGATCAAAGGGAAGACCCCGGAGCAAATCCGCAAGCAATTCAACATAAAAAACGACTACACCCCTGAGGAGGAAGAAGAAGTTCGCAGGGAAAACGCATGGGCATTCGAGTGA